A single window of Mycosarcoma maydis chromosome 1, whole genome shotgun sequence DNA harbors:
- a CDS encoding uncharacterized protein (related to monocarboxylate transporter), whose translation MSAVATHSHTSSMPVAKPGNAQLRPRMPVEVTFNSMIIENGRMKNDESTNVGSPDVVTPAGSAMTLMDLDDDRPVLDGDAEIMVAEGGIEGWRVVACASLYFFFTLGLVYSFGIIQESLVSGGASDASTLGWISSLTIIPMPLLSIPMTKSVARFGNRAVGIAGAICVSVGYTCLSTSWYPTSHPKLALAEGVHQGLALRIKNMVVFASMLGIGYGFVFFSTSQIAVGYFKSKRGLVIGIVYSASGFGGAVCSISLRALVNQVGLAWSVRILGVAAGVVMLPLAYWLVPHQDERRRRCVEAFRPALFLDARFNLLLFATGLGTFPMFVPPFILPTYAKSAGFSADTGAWLVAGYSLASAVGRVAFGIVADTRVGPVTSLMLALMVASISILSIWTFSTSLATLALAMVLNGGSAGALLSLQPPVNAAIFGVHQTALTMSMMMCSRTFGSLLGAPLAGYLLDAFGGPQAGTHAYRPALLVMGSICLVSAISVVLLRSQVAKRRSVTWRARI comes from the coding sequence ATGTCGGCTGTTGCGACACATTCTCACACCTCTTCGATGCCTGTCGCCAAGCCCGGCAATGCACAGCTTCGACCTCGCATGCCGGTCGAGGTGACGTTCAACAGCATGATTATCGAGAATGGCAGAATGAAGAATGACGAATCCACCAACGTTGGCAGTCCTGACGTTGTCACTCCAGCAGGGAGCGCTATGACTTTGATGGACCTAGACGACGACAGGCCTGTCTTAGACGGTGACGCCGAGATTATGGTGGCCGAAGGCGGGATAGAGGGTTGGAGGGTGGTGGCCTGCGCATCGCTTTACTTTTTCTTCACGCTCGGCCTGGTTTACTCGTTTGGTATCATTCAAGAGAGCCTTGTATCTGGCGGTGCTTCTGACGCATCAACGTTGGGTTGGATCTCGTCCCTCACCATCATTCCGATGCCCTTGTTGTCGATACCGATGACCAAATCTGTAGCGCGCTTTGGCAATCGCGCTGTTGGAATCGCAGGCGCGATCTGCGTCTCAGTAGGCTACACATGCCTTTCAACCAGCTGGTATCCGACTAGCCACCCAAAGCTGGCCTTGGCCGAAGGTGTACATCAAGGCTTAGCGCTTAGGATCAAGAATATGGTCGTGTTTGCATCGATGCTCGGAATTGGATATggcttcgtcttcttctccaccaGTCAGATTGCCGTTGGCTACttcaagagcaagagagGGCTGGTGATTGGCATCGTGTACAGTGCCAGTGGTTTCGGTGGCGCTGTCTGCTCCATCTCACTTCGAGCATTGGTCAATCAGGTGGGACTCGCATGGTCGGTGAGAATCCTTGGTGTCGCTGCGGGAGTAGTTATGCTTCCGCTCGCATACTGGCTGGTGCCACATCAGGACGAGAGAAGACGGAGGTGCGTCGAAGCCTTTCGTCCCGCCTTATTCCTGGATGCGCGTTTCAATTTGCTGCTCTTTGCCACAGGGCTGGGGACTTTTCCGATGTTTGTTCCGCCATTTATTCTGCCGACGTATGCAAAGTCGGCTGGGTTCAGTGCGGATACGGGCGCATGGCTCGTTGCAGGTTACAGCTTAGCCTCGGCGGTGGGGAGAGTTGCATTCGGCATTGTAGCGGATACGCGAGTGGGACCGGTTACGAGTTTGATGCTAGCGTTGATGGTAGCAAGCATCAGCATCTTGTCCATCTGGACTTTTTCGACGAGCCTTGCAACGTTGGCTCTAGCTATGGTGCTCAATGGAGGCAGTGCAGGCGCTTTGCTATCGCTGCAGCCTCCTGTCAACGCAGCCATCTTTGGCGTCCATCAGACCGCGCTCACCATGTCAATGATGATGTGTTCGCGAACGTTTGGTTCGCTGCTAGGTGCACCGTTAGCAGGATACCTACTAGACGCATTTGGAGGGCCTCAAGCCGGCACCCACGCTTACCGTCCGGCGTTGCTGGTCATGGGAAGCATCTGCCTAGTCTCTGCCATCAGTGTCGTCTTGCTGCGCTCACAGGTTGCAAAGCGTCGCAGTGTCACATGGCGCGCTCGCATTTGA
- a CDS encoding uncharacterized protein (related to aquaporin), giving the protein MSSVENTPPTVTAPPGSGGRLSTDSAFSQSRPRRLSMLRFERHKHHGASGNPLPHRRHAFGKPSFSGFQQHFMAGLGELIGTTMFLFLAEGGAKTAQLSVSAAQNETATPLSNETIMFIALSFGMSLLVSAWMFYRITGGLFNPAITIALWWVGVLTSCRALVLFIAQILGGIAGAALVLGLTPTNSISQVTTTLQPGISLAQGFLIEMLLTSILVFSVLMLAVEKHRATYLAPVGIGLTLLAAHLFGVVWTGCGMNPARSFGPAVVAGEFNSDHWIYWIGPLAGGILAVAYFSFLKVLKYNSVVMDQDSDKEITGLKPMHVRIWNLVRHRQNPGALNPESSTHYDKSARQNFDKEETEAFEEREAIRKQMMDKPVFDGHAHEAANGRMSERNNAELMSTSTGSTARLSSGGHQGAILPK; this is encoded by the exons ATGTCGAGCGTTGAAAATACTCCGCCTACTGTCACAGCGCCTCCAGGCTCTGGCGGTCGCCTCTCCACCGATAGCGCTTTCTCGCAGAGCCGACCACGTCGACTGTCCATGCTGCGATTTGAGCGTCATAAGCACCATGGTGCTTCCGGCAACCCGCTTCCACACCGACGCCATGCCTTTGGCAAACCCAGCTTCTCGGGCTTCCAACAACACTTCATGGCTGGACTCGGCGAACTTATCGGCACCACCAtgttcctcttcctcgccgaAGGAGGTGCCAAGACGGCACAGCTTTCGGTTTCGGCGGCGCAGAACGAAACCGCCACACCTCTGAGCAACGAGACAATCATGTTTATCGCTTTGTCGTTTGGAATGTCGTTGTTGGTCTCGGCTTGGATGTTTTACAGGATCACGGGCGGTCTCTTTAACCCAgccatcaccatcgcctTGTGGTGGGTGGGCGTTTTGACCTCATGTCGAGCCTTGGTTCTGTTCATCGCGCAGATCCTGGGAGGTATCGCAGGTGCCGCCCTGGTGCTGGGCTTAACTCCAaccaacagcatcagccaAGTGACTACGACACTGCAGCCAGGGATAAGCCTGGCTCAGGGTTTcttgatcgagatgctcctcacgtcgatcttggtgtTTTCCGTCCTCATGTTGGCTGTCGAGAAGCATAGAGCAACCTACCTTGCACCTGTCGGCATCGGACTGACGCTCCTCGCTGCTCACCTGTTCGGCGTCGTGTGGACGGGATGCGGCATGAATCCTGCTCGATCGTTCGGGCCCGCTGTTGTCGCTGGTGAATTCAACTCGGACCACTGGATCTA CTGGATCGGACCGCTTGCGGGAGGTATACTCGCTGTTGCCTACTTCTCCTTCCTCAAGGTGCTCAAGTACAACTCGGTCGTCATGGACCAAGACTCGGACAAGGAGATCACCGGTCTGAAGCCCATGCACGTTCGAATCTGGAACCTGGTACGGCACAGACAGAACCCCGGTGCACTCAACCCAGAGAGTTCGACGCACTACGACAAGTCAGCGAGGCAGAACTTTGACAAGGAGGAGACCGAAGCCTTTGAGGAGAGGGAGGCAATTCGAAAGCAAATGATGGACAAACCCGTCTTTGACGGCCATGCCCACGAGGCGGCCAACGGTAGGATGAGCGAGAGGAACAATGCAGAGCTCATGTCGACTAGCACCGGCAGCACTGCTCGTCTCTCGAGCGGCGGACATCAGGGCGCCATCTTGCCCAAATGA